One Bdellovibrio bacteriovorus str. Tiberius DNA segment encodes these proteins:
- a CDS encoding ATP-dependent DNA helicase, whose amino-acid sequence MRVRKVSLDVRQFALPCPRRGSIELHSGYGAPPMSGQEIHMAIQRRRQREFDDYTPEKKMSWVFEAGPYEFHISGRADGITENPVQIEEIKTAFDVEELWRKLRADDNHPYIWQLRTYGYFHYKETGRIPFLNLHLVSSRNFKSMDLRVELDIAHYELWLALRLDELVEETKVKEKLFKARQKMAEEMSFPFATPRPGQRELIESIEAQVADEHPLLVQAPTGLGKTVGVLYPNLKDSLSRGQKTVYVTPKNSQHIVAEEAVEKLQEQGSKIRSLTLTAKSKMCLKAETLCNPGYCEFAREYYTKLAEHDLVNKLSKKRTLTQEKLVEMGKEFEVCPFELSVEAIERADVVIGDYNYAFAPRSLLGRLSEPLLEAGEKPNLVIDEAHNLPSRAQDYFSPSLSVQELDILEGDFTKLPPTFSLQAGSLIRKAKSLIQEYGEDGGSRKVDIDIEPFLDHERSIRALTTEYLESETEIITRDPMLRLMNLWSDFIAALEYRGPEFFTTYQNSRFTEMLKVTCCDASEQLKIAYKQFKNVVAFSATLKPFTYYQELLGFDLESSKTLEFQSPFSPENRQLMIIPQISTKLSDRVVSSGKVAEVISRVTRVKAGNYIALFPSFEFLAQVEKQLQVPHLRVLRQERDMKQLDVQIYLEELKAANEPILLLGVQGGVFSEGVDFPGDMLIGAFVIGPALPSFDFEREQIRTYFDGRYGKENGFNYTYVYPAMAKAIQSAGRVIRSETDKGVIILMDSRFLNPVYAEAMPQGWFKDSPRELVSQKILADLETFWKNSEAPCS is encoded by the coding sequence ATGAGGGTGAGAAAAGTATCCCTGGATGTCCGACAATTTGCCCTGCCCTGCCCTCGACGCGGAAGCATCGAGCTGCATTCCGGCTATGGCGCCCCTCCGATGAGCGGGCAGGAAATCCATATGGCCATTCAGCGCCGCCGGCAGCGCGAGTTTGACGACTATACTCCGGAAAAGAAAATGAGCTGGGTTTTTGAGGCCGGGCCTTATGAATTCCATATTTCCGGACGTGCCGATGGCATCACTGAAAACCCGGTGCAGATTGAAGAGATCAAAACTGCTTTTGATGTCGAAGAACTTTGGCGCAAGCTTCGTGCTGATGACAATCATCCCTACATCTGGCAGCTGCGCACGTATGGATACTTTCACTACAAGGAAACCGGGCGCATTCCGTTTTTGAATCTGCATCTGGTTTCTTCACGCAATTTCAAATCCATGGATCTGCGCGTGGAGCTGGACATCGCCCACTATGAATTGTGGCTGGCTTTGCGCCTGGATGAACTGGTTGAAGAAACCAAGGTCAAAGAAAAGCTTTTCAAAGCCCGTCAGAAAATGGCGGAAGAAATGTCCTTCCCGTTTGCGACCCCGCGGCCCGGTCAGCGCGAGCTGATTGAAAGCATCGAAGCCCAGGTGGCCGATGAACACCCGTTGCTGGTGCAGGCCCCGACGGGCCTTGGAAAAACCGTGGGTGTGCTTTATCCCAACTTGAAGGACTCTTTGTCGCGCGGGCAAAAGACCGTTTATGTGACTCCGAAAAACTCACAGCACATCGTCGCTGAAGAAGCGGTGGAAAAACTGCAGGAACAAGGCAGTAAGATCCGTTCTTTGACCCTGACGGCAAAAAGCAAAATGTGCCTGAAGGCGGAAACCCTGTGCAATCCGGGTTATTGCGAATTTGCGCGCGAATACTACACCAAACTTGCCGAGCACGATCTGGTGAACAAACTTTCCAAAAAGCGCACACTGACTCAGGAAAAGCTTGTCGAAATGGGCAAAGAGTTCGAAGTCTGCCCGTTTGAACTTTCCGTCGAAGCCATCGAGCGTGCTGACGTCGTGATTGGTGATTACAACTATGCCTTCGCCCCGCGCAGTCTGCTGGGCCGTCTTTCCGAACCTTTACTGGAAGCCGGCGAAAAACCCAATCTGGTGATTGATGAAGCTCACAATCTGCCCAGCCGGGCGCAGGACTATTTCTCGCCATCTTTGAGTGTGCAGGAACTGGATATTCTGGAAGGTGATTTCACAAAGCTGCCGCCGACGTTTTCTTTGCAAGCCGGGTCCTTGATCCGCAAAGCCAAGTCGCTGATACAAGAGTATGGCGAAGACGGCGGTTCCCGCAAAGTCGACATTGATATTGAACCTTTCCTGGATCATGAGCGTTCGATTCGCGCCCTGACCACGGAATACCTTGAAAGCGAAACCGAAATCATCACCCGTGATCCGATGCTGCGCCTGATGAATCTGTGGAGCGACTTTATTGCCGCCCTGGAATACAGGGGGCCGGAATTCTTTACGACTTATCAAAACAGCCGTTTCACGGAAATGCTGAAAGTCACCTGTTGCGATGCCTCTGAGCAGCTAAAGATCGCCTATAAGCAGTTTAAGAACGTCGTGGCATTTTCAGCGACCCTGAAACCATTTACTTACTATCAGGAACTTTTGGGGTTTGATCTGGAAAGCTCCAAAACCCTGGAATTCCAGTCACCATTCAGCCCTGAAAACCGTCAGTTGATGATCATCCCGCAGATTTCAACTAAACTGAGCGACCGCGTGGTCAGTTCGGGCAAAGTGGCCGAGGTCATTTCCCGGGTCACACGCGTGAAGGCTGGAAACTACATTGCCCTGTTCCCAAGTTTTGAGTTTTTAGCACAAGTTGAAAAACAACTGCAGGTGCCGCATCTGCGTGTGCTTCGCCAGGAACGCGACATGAAGCAGCTGGATGTGCAAATCTATCTGGAAGAACTGAAAGCCGCCAACGAACCTATCTTGTTGTTAGGTGTGCAAGGCGGTGTGTTTTCTGAAGGGGTCGACTTCCCGGGCGACATGCTGATCGGGGCCTTTGTCATTGGACCGGCGTTACCCAGCTTTGATTTTGAGCGTGAACAGATTCGCACTTACTTTGACGGCCGCTATGGCAAAGAAAACGGTTTTAACTATACCTATGTATATCCAGCCATGGCCAAAGCCATTCAGTCGGCAGGCCGGGTGATCCGATCTGAAACCGACAAGGGTGTGATCATCCTGATGGACAGCCGCTTCTTGAATCCGGTTTACGCCGAAGCCATGCCCCAAGGCTGGTTTAAGGACAGCCCGCGTGAACTGGTGTCGCAAAAAATTCTGGCTGACCTTGAAACCTTCTGGAAAAACAGCGAAGCGCCATGCTCTTAA
- a CDS encoding substrate-binding periplasmic protein, with translation MKFTLFLLLFSFSAWAKPVEVHVGGYEFPPYVINSSGRYEGLTLDFIALLNKKQSKYQFIFVPTTSTRRYHDMKSGRYQIIAFESKSWGWGNEQVDTSKIFRFGAEVFVANKERAKDQNFFNELKGKTIKGMQGYHYGFLGLSTSNKALKGFNVEFTNTPDGNIRSVVMKRADIAVIAKEYLDIYLSKHPDDRDKILVSKKPDQLYELGVLISREKSPISTVEMNRLIDLVLTDGSWPALLKSKGISEHKL, from the coding sequence GTGAAGTTCACTTTATTTCTGCTTCTTTTCAGTTTTTCCGCATGGGCAAAACCTGTGGAAGTCCATGTCGGTGGTTATGAATTTCCACCTTATGTGATCAACTCCAGCGGCCGCTACGAAGGCCTGACGCTGGACTTTATCGCATTACTAAACAAAAAGCAGAGCAAGTATCAATTCATCTTTGTACCTACGACGTCCACCCGAAGATACCACGATATGAAATCCGGGCGATATCAAATCATTGCTTTTGAGAGCAAATCCTGGGGTTGGGGCAACGAGCAGGTCGACACCAGTAAGATCTTCCGCTTTGGCGCTGAGGTCTTTGTCGCCAACAAAGAACGCGCCAAGGATCAAAATTTCTTCAACGAACTTAAGGGCAAAACCATCAAGGGCATGCAGGGCTACCACTATGGTTTCCTGGGACTGTCCACCAGCAACAAAGCCTTAAAAGGATTCAACGTTGAATTCACCAACACTCCCGACGGCAACATCCGCTCGGTCGTGATGAAACGTGCCGACATTGCCGTCATTGCCAAAGAATATCTGGATATTTATCTAAGCAAACATCCTGATGATCGTGACAAGATTCTGGTTTCCAAAAAGCCCGATCAGCTTTACGAATTAGGTGTTTTAATCAGCCGCGAAAAAAGCCCTATTTCCACCGTGGAAATGAACCGTCTGATTGATTTGGTACTGACTGATGGCTCCTGGCCAGCCCTGCTGAAAAGCAAAGGCATCAGCGAACACAAGCTTTAA
- a CDS encoding peptidylprolyl isomerase, translating to MKIRASHILVKHQYEAEDILRALKSGKTFEELARKYSQCPSARAGGDLGVFAEGRMDEVFEEAAFALKVNETTPQAVRTRFGYHIIKRTE from the coding sequence ATGAAAATCAGAGCCAGTCATATTTTGGTAAAACATCAGTATGAAGCCGAAGACATTCTGCGTGCGCTGAAAAGTGGAAAGACTTTTGAAGAACTGGCGCGGAAGTATTCTCAGTGTCCTTCGGCCCGTGCTGGGGGGGATTTGGGCGTTTTCGCCGAAGGCCGCATGGACGAGGTTTTTGAAGAGGCGGCTTTTGCTCTGAAAGTGAACGAGACAACCCCGCAGGCAGTGCGCACCCGATTTGGATATCACATCATCAAACGAACGGAGTAG
- a CDS encoding Na+/H+ antiporter NhaC family protein: protein MRPFLPLLTFITVFLGSGFYYLWQGVDFAFYQLPSPVATLPAVILAFVLMKGTFDRKLTTFMQGLGDFNVLTMCMIYLLAGAFGSVVKAIGGVDATIYWGLQVIPESLMIPGFFFLAALISTAIGTSMGTISALAPIALGLSSAGGLDKTLVFGALVGGAMFGDNLSFISDTTIAATRSQGASMRDKFRVNFAISLPAAVLTMILLYFTVKSGTAVPVNSAELYKALPYAVVLILALLGMNVFLVLMLGIVLAGALGLFFADYTVLRLGQDIYAGFKEMQEIFLLSMVMGGLGQMMKEQGGIQTLKSLLKKMQFRNARLEKMWSEFSIALSVSLANFAVANNTVAIIITGDLAREVSKAEGVPPARSASILDIYSCVVQGVIPYGAQILLASQMAKISPMDLAGSIHYCYLLGALTFVSMVWRSRRTT from the coding sequence ATGAGACCCTTTCTTCCACTGCTGACCTTCATTACGGTCTTTTTGGGAAGTGGATTCTATTATCTGTGGCAGGGAGTGGACTTCGCTTTCTATCAATTGCCTTCTCCGGTCGCTACATTACCGGCGGTGATTCTGGCTTTCGTTCTTATGAAGGGAACCTTTGACCGAAAGTTGACAACATTCATGCAAGGCCTTGGGGATTTTAACGTTCTTACGATGTGCATGATCTATTTGTTGGCGGGGGCGTTCGGTTCCGTGGTGAAGGCCATTGGCGGAGTTGATGCCACGATTTACTGGGGATTGCAGGTGATTCCCGAAAGCCTGATGATTCCAGGTTTCTTTTTCCTGGCAGCGCTGATTTCAACGGCGATTGGAACCTCGATGGGAACTATTTCTGCCTTAGCTCCGATTGCCCTGGGGCTTTCCTCTGCTGGAGGCCTGGATAAGACCCTGGTGTTTGGTGCGCTTGTCGGAGGCGCCATGTTCGGGGACAACCTGTCCTTTATTTCCGATACCACGATTGCCGCCACACGTTCGCAAGGGGCTTCGATGCGTGACAAGTTCCGGGTGAACTTCGCCATCAGTCTGCCGGCGGCTGTTCTGACAATGATTCTTCTGTATTTCACGGTAAAATCAGGAACCGCAGTGCCGGTGAATTCGGCAGAGCTTTACAAAGCTCTGCCGTACGCGGTGGTTTTGATTCTTGCTTTGTTGGGTATGAATGTATTCTTGGTGCTGATGTTGGGAATAGTTTTGGCCGGAGCACTGGGATTGTTCTTTGCCGATTACACTGTTTTGCGCCTGGGCCAGGACATCTATGCTGGCTTTAAAGAAATGCAGGAGATTTTTCTGCTTTCAATGGTCATGGGTGGCCTGGGCCAGATGATGAAAGAGCAAGGGGGCATTCAGACCCTGAAGTCCTTGCTTAAGAAGATGCAGTTCCGAAATGCGCGGCTGGAAAAAATGTGGTCAGAATTCAGCATTGCCCTTTCGGTGTCTTTGGCAAACTTTGCCGTCGCCAATAATACGGTCGCCATTATCATCACCGGGGACCTGGCCCGCGAGGTTTCCAAGGCCGAAGGCGTTCCCCCGGCACGCAGTGCAAGTATTCTGGATATATATTCCTGTGTAGTCCAAGGGGTGATTCCCTATGGAGCGCAGATTCTGCTGGCCAGTCAGATGGCAAAAATTTCGCCGATGGATCTGGCCGGAAGTATTCATTATTGTTATCTGTTGGGCGCGCTTACATTTGTTTCGATGGTGTGGCGCAGTCGCCGTACGACCTGA
- a CDS encoding transporter, translating to MSLLRNVIVVWAVVASWTAQAAEVVKDNSFLIEEAYNQDPGVVQFIQSYQYMDPSNEWTYNFTNEIPMGSMDHQFSYVIPVMKLNGAEDDTNIGDVLLNYRYQLMNTDLIAIAPRFTLIVPTGDYKKGFGSGVAGFQFNQAVSVTLSDRWTNHWNAGFTFTPDAKNSAGDTATVFGFNFGTSVIYNVTPKTNLLCEFVMNSNEVVVSQDAKATEQTYYVVPGIRTAFDVGEETEIVPGVGALLGLGPSAVEHERGVFVYLSIESKLW from the coding sequence ATGTCATTGCTTAGAAATGTCATCGTTGTCTGGGCCGTTGTGGCTTCATGGACTGCTCAGGCCGCGGAAGTCGTTAAAGACAATTCGTTTCTGATTGAAGAGGCTTACAATCAGGATCCAGGCGTGGTGCAATTCATCCAGTCTTATCAGTACATGGATCCTTCCAACGAATGGACTTACAACTTTACCAACGAAATTCCCATGGGAAGCATGGATCACCAGTTTTCCTATGTGATTCCGGTGATGAAACTGAATGGGGCGGAAGACGACACCAATATCGGGGATGTTCTTCTGAACTATCGTTATCAGCTTATGAATACGGACCTGATTGCGATCGCACCCAGATTCACGCTGATTGTTCCCACTGGCGACTATAAAAAAGGCTTTGGCAGCGGGGTTGCGGGCTTTCAGTTTAATCAGGCGGTCTCTGTCACCCTGAGCGATCGATGGACCAATCATTGGAATGCCGGATTCACATTCACGCCGGATGCGAAAAATTCGGCAGGCGATACAGCCACCGTGTTTGGATTTAATTTCGGAACCAGCGTGATTTATAACGTCACCCCAAAAACAAATCTTTTGTGTGAGTTCGTCATGAACAGCAACGAAGTGGTTGTTTCCCAAGACGCCAAAGCTACCGAGCAGACTTATTATGTGGTGCCCGGAATTCGCACGGCCTTTGATGTCGGTGAAGAAACCGAGATCGTTCCGGGCGTGGGAGCCCTGCTGGGACTGGGGCCTTCTGCGGTGGAACATGAGCGCGGTGTGTTCGTTTATCTGTCCATCGAATCCAAGCTTTGGTAG
- a CDS encoding DMT family transporter has translation MSARFENLILYAICTLIWGSTWLVITFQIDAASPVTSVFWRFLLAAGLLWAFCLWKKQNLKYSKKDHLLFAGQGVLMFSINYMLTYTAETMISSGMVALSFTALVYYNMFGMRLFFKKPITPNVIWGSLLGGVGIIFIFLNEILNFDPSSKTIWGLLVGFLATLSASLGNMVAQKSYQQKIPVVVTNTWGMLYGSLFTLVIALFLGHDLSIPLNARFLGALFYLALFGSVIAFGAYLSLAGRIGAEKAAYTSVLSPVIALTLSSFFENFQWTPYIVLGVVLCLLGNVLTLTKRAG, from the coding sequence ATGTCTGCAAGGTTTGAGAATCTGATTTTATACGCAATTTGCACCCTGATCTGGGGATCCACCTGGCTTGTTATCACCTTCCAGATTGATGCGGCATCACCGGTGACTTCGGTGTTCTGGCGCTTTTTGCTGGCGGCAGGATTGTTGTGGGCCTTCTGCCTTTGGAAAAAACAAAACCTGAAGTATTCCAAAAAAGATCATCTGCTGTTCGCGGGCCAGGGTGTTTTGATGTTTTCCATCAACTATATGCTGACCTATACCGCTGAAACCATGATCAGTTCCGGAATGGTGGCATTAAGTTTCACTGCACTGGTTTATTACAACATGTTCGGCATGCGCCTGTTCTTTAAAAAACCCATCACACCCAATGTGATCTGGGGATCACTTCTGGGTGGTGTGGGGATCATCTTTATTTTCCTGAACGAGATTCTGAATTTTGATCCCAGCTCAAAAACCATCTGGGGTCTTTTGGTGGGGTTCCTGGCAACCCTGTCGGCATCCTTGGGAAATATGGTTGCGCAAAAAAGCTATCAGCAAAAAATTCCAGTGGTGGTCACCAACACCTGGGGCATGCTTTACGGCAGCCTGTTCACTTTGGTCATCGCCTTGTTTTTGGGGCATGATCTAAGCATCCCGCTGAATGCGCGTTTCCTTGGCGCCCTTTTCTATCTGGCTTTGTTCGGATCAGTGATTGCTTTTGGTGCCTATCTGTCGCTGGCTGGCAGAATTGGAGCGGAGAAAGCCGCCTATACCAGCGTGCTTTCTCCGGTGATTGCTCTGACACTTTCCAGCTTCTTTGAGAACTTCCAGTGGACGCCTTACATCGTCCTTGGTGTGGTTCTGTGCCTGCTGGGAAATGTGCTGACGCTTACCAAGCGGGCGGGTTGA
- a CDS encoding DUF4383 domain-containing protein, with translation MEPQRSNFEKTPKQIPKQEKVSKTIQRPEEKPVVLAESETSPAQWVCMVVGVAFVLVGMAGFVLPNLFGMHLGWTHNLVHIFSGVAALWFGVNNSLISAERFSYIFGAIYGMLGLAGFLFGSNTTMIPPMMDYDSFWWRLIPGYLELGTADHIVHILIGAAFVIGAWLTARKLDRMAPKGTTWH, from the coding sequence ATGGAACCGCAAAGATCGAACTTTGAAAAAACACCCAAACAGATTCCTAAACAAGAGAAAGTCTCGAAAACCATACAACGCCCTGAAGAAAAACCTGTGGTGCTGGCTGAAAGCGAAACTTCGCCCGCACAGTGGGTGTGTATGGTTGTGGGCGTGGCTTTTGTGCTGGTCGGAATGGCGGGCTTTGTTTTGCCAAACTTGTTTGGAATGCATCTGGGCTGGACCCATAACTTGGTACACATCTTCTCGGGTGTGGCAGCACTGTGGTTTGGGGTGAATAATTCACTGATTTCAGCCGAGCGCTTCAGTTACATCTTTGGGGCTATCTATGGAATGCTGGGGCTTGCCGGGTTCTTGTTCGGCTCCAACACCACGATGATTCCGCCAATGATGGACTATGATTCCTTCTGGTGGCGTTTGATTCCAGGATATCTTGAACTGGGAACTGCCGATCATATCGTGCACATTCTGATCGGGGCGGCGTTTGTGATCGGAGCCTGGTTGACGGCCAGAAAACTGGATCGTATGGCTCCGAAGGGAACCACCTGGCATTGA
- a CDS encoding glycine cleavage system protein H codes for MASDDVRNFMGYLWIRKEDGLITIGINEDGLEDFESISSVDLPAENEQVEEDVVIGTLETDDGPLDIYTPVSGTVVEVNSQVIDDPSLIMEDPYEEGWLIRIEADEEADEDDEDEDDDDDDDDDEDDDYEDEDED; via the coding sequence ATGGCATCTGACGACGTAAGAAATTTTATGGGCTATCTGTGGATCCGAAAGGAAGATGGACTCATCACTATCGGTATCAACGAAGACGGTCTTGAAGACTTCGAATCCATTTCTTCTGTGGACTTGCCTGCAGAAAATGAACAGGTCGAAGAAGATGTTGTGATCGGCACTTTGGAAACTGACGACGGGCCACTGGACATCTACACTCCGGTTTCTGGAACTGTGGTGGAAGTGAACTCTCAGGTTATTGACGATCCATCTTTGATCATGGAAGACCCTTATGAAGAGGGCTGGTTGATCCGCATCGAGGCTGACGAAGAAGCTGATGAGGACGATGAAGACGAAGATGATGACGACGACGATGATGATGATGAAGACGACGATTACGAAGATGAGGACGAAGACTAG
- the glnA gene encoding type I glutamate--ammonia ligase, which produces MTGKDVLKFANEKGAKMVDLKFCDMLGTWQHLTVPLHQLTAEAFEEGYGFDGSSIRGWKGIEESDMIIMPDPSTAMMDPFMQVPTLSLICDVCLPETLQAYNRDPRQVVKKAIAYMQSTGIADTAYFGPEAEFFIFDDIRYEQTNNSAFYMIDSDEAVWNTGRDEGGKNLGYKIRPKEGYFPALPTDSQQDLRTEICLELERCGMQVERHHHEVASSQGEINFRFDTALNMGDKMMWFKYIVKNVAKRYGKTVTFMPKPIFGDNGSGMHIHMSLWKDGKNLFAGNKYAGLSEMALYYIGGVLKHAPALCGIINPTTNSYKRLVPGFEAPTKLAYSFKNRSAAMRIPNSGPNPKAKRIEFRTPDPSANIYLAEAAILMAGLDGIINKINPGDPLDKDIYGLPPQEAAAIPSVPGTLEESLNHLMKNCSFLKKGDVFTDDLIETWVQYKIDKEVRPVQQRPVPYEFHLYYDC; this is translated from the coding sequence ATGACCGGTAAAGATGTTTTGAAGTTCGCCAATGAAAAAGGCGCCAAGATGGTGGATCTGAAGTTCTGCGATATGCTCGGAACCTGGCAGCACCTGACTGTGCCTTTGCACCAACTGACTGCTGAAGCTTTTGAAGAAGGCTACGGCTTTGACGGAAGCTCCATCCGCGGCTGGAAAGGCATCGAAGAGTCAGACATGATCATCATGCCGGATCCATCCACTGCAATGATGGACCCGTTCATGCAGGTTCCAACCTTGTCCTTGATCTGCGATGTCTGCCTTCCTGAAACACTTCAAGCCTACAACCGTGACCCTCGCCAAGTTGTGAAAAAAGCCATTGCTTACATGCAGTCCACCGGTATTGCTGACACGGCTTACTTCGGTCCGGAAGCGGAGTTCTTCATCTTTGATGACATTCGTTACGAACAAACCAACAACTCTGCCTTCTATATGATCGACAGTGACGAAGCTGTCTGGAACACCGGACGCGACGAGGGCGGTAAAAACCTGGGTTACAAAATCCGCCCTAAAGAAGGTTACTTCCCGGCCCTGCCGACAGATTCCCAGCAGGATCTAAGAACCGAAATCTGCCTTGAGCTTGAAAGATGCGGCATGCAAGTGGAACGTCATCACCACGAAGTTGCCTCCAGCCAGGGTGAGATCAACTTCCGCTTCGACACCGCTCTGAATATGGGCGACAAGATGATGTGGTTCAAATACATCGTGAAAAACGTGGCGAAACGCTACGGTAAAACTGTGACCTTCATGCCAAAACCGATCTTCGGCGACAATGGTTCCGGCATGCACATCCATATGTCCCTGTGGAAAGACGGAAAAAACCTGTTTGCTGGCAATAAATACGCAGGCCTTTCTGAAATGGCTTTGTACTATATCGGTGGTGTTTTGAAACACGCTCCGGCTCTTTGCGGTATCATCAACCCGACAACCAACTCTTACAAGCGTCTGGTTCCGGGCTTTGAAGCTCCGACAAAACTGGCTTACAGCTTCAAAAACCGTTCTGCGGCAATGCGTATCCCGAACTCCGGTCCAAATCCGAAGGCAAAACGCATTGAATTCCGTACTCCAGATCCATCTGCCAACATTTACCTGGCGGAAGCAGCCATCCTGATGGCGGGTCTTGACGGTATCATCAACAAGATCAACCCAGGTGATCCACTGGACAAGGACATCTACGGCCTGCCTCCTCAAGAAGCAGCGGCGATCCCTTCTGTTCCGGGCACTTTGGAAGAAAGCTTGAATCATCTGATGAAAAACTGCAGCTTCCTGAAAAAAGGCGATGTTTTCACGGATGACTTGATCGAAACCTGGGTTCAGTACAAAATCGACAAAGAAGTGCGTCCGGTTCAGCAAAGACCGGTTCCCTACGAGTTCCATTTGTACTACGATTGCTAA
- a CDS encoding P-II family nitrogen regulator yields the protein MKKIEAIIKPFKLDDVVDALSEVGVEGITVSEVRGFGRQKGRTEVYKGAEYVVDFLPKIKIEVVLPSALVDSAVEAIRKTAHTGKIGDGKIFVLPVDSALRIRTGEKDEQAL from the coding sequence ATGAAAAAAATTGAGGCAATCATAAAACCCTTCAAGCTTGATGATGTGGTCGATGCTCTCTCAGAGGTCGGCGTTGAGGGGATCACTGTCTCAGAAGTTCGTGGTTTCGGTCGGCAAAAAGGGCGCACTGAAGTTTACAAAGGCGCCGAATACGTTGTCGATTTTCTTCCAAAGATAAAAATTGAAGTGGTTCTTCCCTCAGCGCTGGTTGACAGCGCGGTGGAAGCCATTCGCAAAACAGCTCACACAGGCAAGATTGGTGACGGCAAAATCTTCGTGCTTCCTGTGGACTCAGCCCTTCGCATCCGCACCGGTGAGAAGGACGAGCAGGCTCTTTAG
- a CDS encoding gamma-glutamylcyclotransferase family protein yields the protein MTTTRFFVYGSFCEGMVHFGKIQNFVESSVFARVKATAYRLKVGFPAMVKGGSDLVPGQLIELKGSDLLLSLMDEFHGYNRLDPDKSLYSREEIEVHPEGMSAPVKAWIYFLNPLKLPVNATVISGGDWRRSMEEQPVLTSKLSDKQVTYIQRLGRSSGREIVPIDLTLYRELMNLELIVDKGRRLALSKLGQEVYRHLA from the coding sequence ATGACTACAACGCGTTTTTTCGTTTACGGTTCTTTTTGCGAGGGCATGGTCCATTTCGGCAAGATCCAGAATTTCGTGGAATCTTCAGTATTTGCAAGGGTTAAGGCGACAGCCTACCGCTTGAAAGTGGGTTTCCCGGCGATGGTCAAAGGGGGATCTGACCTGGTTCCGGGACAACTGATTGAGCTTAAGGGATCCGATCTATTGCTGAGCCTGATGGATGAATTCCACGGCTACAATCGCCTGGATCCGGACAAGAGCCTTTACTCCAGAGAAGAGATCGAAGTGCATCCGGAAGGCATGTCCGCTCCGGTGAAAGCTTGGATCTATTTCCTGAATCCTCTGAAGCTGCCGGTGAATGCCACCGTGATTTCAGGCGGCGACTGGAGACGCTCCATGGAAGAACAGCCGGTGCTGACTTCCAAACTGAGTGACAAGCAGGTCACTTATATTCAGAGACTGGGTCGCTCCTCTGGCCGGGAGATTGTACCGATTGATTTGACGCTCTATCGCGAGCTGATGAATCTTGAGCTGATCGTCGATAAAGGTCGTCGACTGGCGCTGTCCAAACTGGGCCAAGAGGTTTACAGACACCTTGCTTAA
- a CDS encoding tRNA (cytidine(34)-2'-O)-methyltransferase: protein MLNSQKLFRIVLIEPEIPQNTGNIGRTCVGTNCELHIVGKMGFEINDTNLKRAGLDYWPHLTWYRHETFEDWWKHVEDPSRIWLFTTKTQRTYFEPQYQSGDWFVFGKETKGLDPEFLQKHPEQTVTIPMIGEGARSLNLATSVAIAAYEGLRQVQFSLR, encoded by the coding sequence TTGCTTAATTCTCAGAAACTTTTCCGCATTGTTCTTATCGAGCCCGAAATCCCGCAAAACACCGGAAATATCGGGCGCACGTGTGTTGGTACCAACTGCGAACTGCACATTGTGGGAAAGATGGGCTTTGAGATCAACGACACCAACTTGAAGCGGGCGGGGCTGGATTACTGGCCTCACCTGACGTGGTATCGCCACGAAACCTTCGAGGACTGGTGGAAACACGTCGAAGATCCATCCCGCATCTGGCTTTTCACCACCAAGACCCAGCGCACCTATTTTGAACCTCAGTATCAATCCGGAGATTGGTTCGTTTTTGGTAAAGAAACGAAGGGTCTTGATCCTGAATTCCTGCAAAAGCACCCGGAACAAACCGTCACCATTCCCATGATCGGTGAGGGCGCGCGTAGCCTGAATCTGGCTACCAGTGTGGCGATCGCCGCTTACGAGGGGCTTCGTCAGGTTCAATTTTCATTGCGATAG